In one Staphylococcus lutrae genomic region, the following are encoded:
- a CDS encoding ATP-binding protein, giving the protein MGQQLTHYINADENVLGDAIKLFELNKNILLKGPTGSGKTKLAETLSELTQLPMHQINCSVDLDAESLLGFKTIKTSEKGQQEIVFIDGPVIRAMREGHILYIDEINMAKPETLPILNGVLDYRRQLTNPFTGEVIKAAPGFKVIAAINEGYVGTLPMNEALKNRFVVINVDYIDGATLHDVIKAQSLLQDDTLIQQIIRFNADLRTMTQQGQLSEEAASIRALIDMSDLATVMPVERAIQRSIIDKLEDEREQQAIMNAVELNF; this is encoded by the coding sequence ATGGGACAGCAATTAACACATTATATTAACGCTGATGAAAATGTATTGGGAGATGCCATCAAATTATTTGAACTCAATAAAAACATTTTATTGAAAGGGCCTACGGGTTCTGGGAAAACCAAGCTCGCTGAAACGTTGAGCGAATTGACACAATTACCGATGCACCAAATCAACTGCTCCGTCGATTTAGATGCGGAGAGTTTACTCGGATTTAAAACGATCAAAACGTCTGAAAAGGGACAGCAAGAAATCGTATTTATCGATGGCCCCGTAATCAGAGCGATGCGGGAAGGGCATATTTTATACATCGACGAAATCAATATGGCAAAACCGGAAACGTTACCCATTTTAAATGGTGTGCTCGATTATCGCCGTCAATTAACAAATCCATTTACAGGAGAAGTCATTAAAGCTGCCCCTGGTTTTAAAGTCATTGCTGCAATTAATGAAGGCTACGTTGGAACATTACCGATGAATGAAGCGCTAAAAAACCGATTCGTCGTCATTAATGTTGATTATATTGATGGCGCCACATTACATGATGTCATTAAAGCCCAAAGCCTTTTACAAGACGACACATTGATACAACAAATTATTCGATTTAACGCAGATCTACGCACAATGACTCAACAGGGTCAACTTTCTGAGGAAGCAGCCAGTATTCGTGCATTAATTGACATGAGTGATCTCGCTACGGTGATGCCTGTTGAAAGAGCCATTCAGCGAAGTATCATCGATAAACTAGAGGATGAACGCGAACAACAAGCGATAATGAATGCTGTAGAACTTAACTTTTAG
- a CDS encoding DUF6501 family protein, which translates to MLQNTWKTQQLIKQVKVIHTDAKKFTVSDMLTIGETYAVVNETEEYYQIIDNSGHVGGYYKTYFEEV; encoded by the coding sequence ATGTTACAAAATACATGGAAAACACAGCAACTGATAAAACAAGTCAAAGTTATTCATACTGACGCCAAAAAATTTACAGTTAGTGATATGTTAACAATAGGTGAAACCTATGCAGTAGTGAATGAGACTGAAGAATACTATCAAATCATTGATAACTCTGGACACGTTGGCGGCTATTACAAAACTTATTTTGAAGAAGTTTAG
- a CDS encoding lactoylglutathione lyase produces MAYIRSVTLATESIDKTIDLFHNMLGMTYERHENKVQFGDGQISPGTRIQFVETHEPISPTFQHFEMIGLRTPSDEGIKEYMSLLQHHSQSFHGPFTLNGHPYILFSDDHSQHFSIVSNEHNTGVGLGIPNEMSTVNPIHQVQGLGPIILKTNEPMITTSLLTNIFGLRIKAEYVSPESSKRVIVLECENGGLGSEIHISEPASPVQLPSYGIVEQLELTAQNDSEYRYALQQLNQHGIPYQRLKNESAQTQSLRVNDISGISFILTWTDTMKGS; encoded by the coding sequence ATGGCCTATATCCGTAGCGTCACATTAGCAACTGAAAGTATAGACAAAACCATTGATTTATTTCATAATATGTTAGGTATGACCTATGAGCGACATGAAAATAAGGTTCAATTTGGCGATGGTCAAATCAGCCCAGGCACACGCATTCAATTTGTCGAAACCCACGAACCGATTTCACCGACGTTTCAGCATTTTGAAATGATTGGATTACGGACACCATCAGATGAAGGTATTAAAGAATATATGTCACTTTTACAACATCATTCACAATCATTTCATGGGCCTTTCACTCTGAATGGGCACCCCTATATTTTGTTTTCAGACGATCACTCCCAACATTTTAGTATCGTATCCAATGAACATAACACGGGTGTCGGATTAGGAATACCCAATGAAATGAGTACTGTCAATCCTATCCATCAAGTCCAAGGGCTCGGACCTATTATTTTGAAAACGAATGAACCGATGATTACAACAAGCTTATTAACGAATATATTTGGCCTTCGCATTAAAGCCGAGTACGTTTCACCAGAATCATCCAAACGCGTCATCGTGCTTGAATGCGAAAACGGCGGACTCGGATCGGAAATCCATATTTCAGAACCTGCGTCACCCGTTCAACTCCCTTCTTATGGCATTGTTGAACAGCTTGAATTGACAGCTCAAAATGATAGTGAGTACCGATACGCATTACAACAATTGAACCAACACGGTATTCCATATCAACGACTGAAAAATGAATCCGCACAAACACAATCGTTACGTGTAAATGATATAAGCGGTATATCATTTATACTTACATGGACAGATACGATGAAAGGAAGTTAA